The following proteins come from a genomic window of Pocillopora verrucosa isolate sample1 chromosome 6, ASM3666991v2, whole genome shotgun sequence:
- the LOC131778573 gene encoding uncharacterized protein: MSGIEPFQFEPVYQPGEEPPQEESVEQEVEAHEEDNTSRMGNTEWCLCGACALMPVANECYCCQELEELNQKFDNSGVRCITEHPKFGIVCLDRDVLSTALVAIHNARLNPIPDPIVNRTWRLAAYRQFTW; this comes from the exons ATGAGCGGAATAGAACCATTTCAGTTCGAACCAGTATATCAGCCTGGAGAAGAACCACCTCAGGAAGAGAGTGTAGAACAGGAGGTAGAAGCCCACGAAGAAGACAATACTTCGAGGATGGGAAACACCGAATGGTGTTTGTGCGGCGCTTGTGCGCTTATGCCGGTGGCAAATGAATGTTACTGCTGCCAAGAACTAGAGGAGCTTAATCAAAAGTTCGACAATTCAG GTGTTAGATGTATAACAGAACATCCGAAATTTGGCATTGTATGCTTGGACAGGGATGTTTTGAGCACGGCATTGGTTGCAATCCACAATGCGCGGCTCAATCCAATTCCCGACCCTATCGTCAACAG AACTTGGCGTTTGGCAGCCTACAGACAATTTACTTGGTAG